In Nomia melanderi isolate GNS246 chromosome 5, iyNomMela1, whole genome shotgun sequence, a single genomic region encodes these proteins:
- the LOC116425195 gene encoding uncharacterized protein LOC116425195 produces MSTYASFQQYDLLDSEGYGSASSPESNPRSWTHQEIYPQPPRSRGSSCGSVSSVDCQNREYQEIGVANGSFHVTSFNFAEFHEGYYQKSCRNEHQPGHAGDARSAAKDHGKVVFRMNECMENVYDCATGRGEFAGHSTDGKQNSAVSPKVEQSSGQGAFGSSRCEFGQGQESFLAGKSYGVPKPDGFLPRSNGNPYGQRGDILYLGAGYSVQRNENYATENGQGGKCVPSRYHQKNDAALHIASMEYTGQKAKETMQKIKNGTPGIEVLRKRRLAANARERRRMNSLNDAFDRLRDVVPSLGNDRKLSKFETLQMAQTYIAALYELLQRE; encoded by the coding sequence ATGTCAACCTACGCGAGCTTCCAACAGTACGACCTGCTGGACTCCGAGGGCTACGGGTCAGCTAGTAGTCCAGAGTCGAATCCGCGCAGCTGGACGCACCAGGAGATCTACCCTCAGCCGCCTAGGTCCAGGGGTAGCAGTTGCGGCAGCGTGAGCTCCGTGGACTGTCAGAACCGCGAGTACCAAGAGATCGGCGTCGCGAATGGCAGCTTCCACGTGACCAGCTTCAACTTCGCCGAGTTCCACGAGGGCTACTACCAGAAGAGCTGCCGGAACGAGCATCAACCGGGCCACGCCGGCGACGCGAGATCCGCGGCGAAGGACCACGGGAAAGTGGTGTTTAGGATGAACGAGTGCATGGAGAACGTTTACGATTGTGCGACCGGTCGCGGCGAGTTCGCCGGGCATAGTACGGACGGCAAGCAGAACTCGGCCGTCTCGCCGAAGGTGGAGCAGAGCTCGGGGCAGGGCGCGTTCGGCAGTTCGAGGTGCGAGTTCGGCCAGGGCCAGGAGAGCTTCTTGGCCGGGAAGAGTTACGGTGTCCCGAAGCCCGATGGGTTTTTGCCTAGAAGTAACGGCAATCCTTACGGGCAGAGGGGCGACATTCTTTATTTGGGTGCCGGGTACAGCGTCCAGAGGAACGAAAATTACGCTACCGAGAACGGGCAGGGCGGCAAGTGCGTGCCGTCGCGGTACCACCAAAAAAACGACGCCGCCCTGCACATCGCGTCGATGGAGTACACCGGGCAGAAGGCGAAGGAGACGATGCAGAAGATCAAAAACGGCACGCCGGGTATCGAGGTGCTCAGGAAGAGGAGGCtcgcggcgaacgcgcgcgaGAGGAGACGGATGAACAGCCTGAACGACGCGTTCGATAGGCTCAGGGACGTCGTGCCCAGCCTCGGCAACGACAGGAAGCTCAGCAAGTTCGAGACCCTGCAAATGGCGCAGACTTACATAGCGGCGCTCTACGAGCTGCTGCAGAGGGAATGA